The Lathyrus oleraceus cultivar Zhongwan6 chromosome 5, CAAS_Psat_ZW6_1.0, whole genome shotgun sequence genome includes the window AAAGTTTCTGAAAAACCGTATCTTGTAAGATCAATAAACATTCTATCATAAGCACTTGCTATGAGATGACTCATTTCAGGGAAGCACATCCATTTTTTCTCTGGTGTTGGTCAACTAATGCAAGGAACAAGAGACCTATCAAAACTAAGTCTTTCTTAACGGGCTACCAAGTTTCACCTTCTTTGTTATAAGACAAGCACATAGGAGACCATAGGTTTTCACAATTGTGCAACTATACTTTATGCTATCGGAATCTACATTATCAACTCGTTTTGCTTCGTGAAAATATAATTCAAACTTGCTCGAGATATGTTGTCGGCCAATTGATAATAAAGATTGTTGTCTTAAACCTGTGTTCCAAAACTGTGATAGTCAGACCAAATGATGGTTGTATCTCATTACACTGGTTTTGGTTCATTTGGTTTACATAGTCTCAATCTCTACACAAACCGCCCTTACTATTTCACAATCAATTCTTCAATGTAGCATCGGCAGACTCAACTTGGTTTGTTGTTGTAACAATTACTTTCAGCATCTCTTCTTGATCTTTTAATAGAGGTAACATCAACCATCTCCGATAATGGAAGTCTATTGTTAATCTTATACATTGAATCAATGATGGATACAGTAGGAAAGGTGTTGAAACAATTTGATGGAAGGAGTATGATtccaaaatatatctctaacAGATACCTCATCCTGACATGTTCGGTACCTAAAAACATAATTGTTATCATCCAAAAGTTTCAATAATGATTGCATTTCACTTATATCCCCCTTAACGTCTTGTTATATTGGTATCAAATATTGTACACTTCTTTGATATTTAAGATATTTTCGCGTCTTTTATGTTTCAAAGATGCAAGCATGTTTTTCGATTGAACCAAATTCAATGTCATGTCTAAAACACATTCTTTCTCTTCCGGCATGAGGCGACACACAATTGGATGACCGAATAAATTTTCACACAAGTCATGGTTATGTAAATCACATTTTCTTGAACCGGTGTCATCTCATTTAAAATTCTGAATATAAGGTCTATACTTCCAACTTCTTTCACATGTCATTGTCACAAATTCTCTTCTTCTATTCGAACCATTATCGGACCTTCTGATTACCACATCAAATCCCAGATTGAAGACCTCTGTACGAATCCATTGAAGCATGTGATCACGAAATTCAAACTCTTGCTCATTTTTAAATTGGTTGCCAACATCTACCTCCTTCACAACAACACCTTTGACATCTGGAGACACAACATGTTTGGGGAAAACATCAGGGTGCACTCACATCAATAACTCGGCCCCTACCATCTATAGGTAGTTTTAGACAAATTTCCTTTGAGATGGATACCTGAATCCCAAGTATAGCTCTTAATAATCTATCTTCCGGGACATATGATGATTCTTTTGTCATTTGAGGCGTTAATTTACCCCCTAAAATATCACTCGTTTCTATCCCAGATCCTAGAATAACAATTCTATTTTTATCTAAATTTCAGAGTAAATGAGCTTCTAGATGTGGAATTTTATTAGTGATTCTTTCAAGACCATGGCTTGTCACATGAGTCTGAATTTCATATTTCCGTATGTGAAAAGAAGTATACATATCTGCATAGACCAGACGCTCACTAAAGAGTACAACATCTTCATAATAGTAACCTTCACATGACATATAAGCTACTAATACGTTTTTTCCAAAGCGAGTTCACCACCAACTATAGCAACACCATCTGCTAAAATTTGTCTTGGTGGAATCGCTGGTACAAAGTCAAAAAGGAATTTCATTCCATCCTAACACCATTGACGAAACATCCAATTAGAACATCTAACAAGTTCTTATCAGATCTGGAGTAGAATTgaaaaattgaaagcataaatAAAAAAGTATACTTATAAGTAGTAAGGTAATGAATCATACTAATAGGTAGAAATACAAAGAATCAAGATAGATTCCTTTGCATACTCTTATTTGCATCCCATATCTAATAAAAACAATTACAATAAAAAAACTCAAAAACTGTAAACAGAGCTGATAAAATGAGAACTGACAGGCTACACAGATGTATCTCCGTATGAATTTATACACAATTCGAAGATGCGTCTCCGAATTCAACGCACATTTTTTAAGATTAAAAACAAACTTTATGTGAACAATGAAGTTTGAAATGAATGATCTTTATCTGAAATTTCAGCTTCTTTTGCTTCTTTTGGTGTGATGAAACACAACAATGAAAATTTAGAATGAAAATTTTGATTGAAAATAGAAGGCTTTTGAAAAGGGTTTGTAGTGAAAAAGAAGTATGGTCTCTGATAAGCATATAGGTGACTGTTTTATCAAAATCCCACCACAAATCTCCGAAAGTTCATTTCTGAATAAGGATATAGGTGACTGTTTTATCAAAATCCCATCCTAAATCTCCAAAAATGCATTTTTGAAATATTCACTTGACTgctcaaatatcaatatatttattaaaaatacCCATAAATGCATctttaaaataaaattttgttttcCTATATAATCATTCATTTGGTGGTACAAAAATGAATCTCCGGACGGAGAGacattttagaattttaataGGATGTTTTTCCATCCCATGGAATAAAAAATTCCCTAAATATATTACATCAACAACCTTAAGATCAACTAAACCATCGTGGACCAAATAGTTCCTGGTCTATACTAAATGTCACCATCCTTTTGTATACAAACttgatatatatttttttaattgaaaattGTATGTAATGATATAAATTACATAAATTCAAATCTAACTTTTGATTTTACATGAATAAAGCATATTAAGAATTTACTTTGGTAAAGTCAATTTTTTTTACTTCTGTAATGAAACTAATGGAACTGTTAATAAACCAATATGTTAACCGGCATAAACTATTCATGTAACCCAACAATCCAAAAACATTAAGCAATTGCATGAATATATATTTCAAGATATTATAATCAAACAAAAAAACACCATTTATCATTTCAAATAATATAAAATTTGATCCTTTAACTAAAAATAAGCATTGACATATGAGTGGCTAGTCCTAACAATAATTTTAGGTGAGATTGAAAAGATAATTTGAAAGACTAGAAAAATGCACAAGGCATCTTTATTAAGAAAATATATTGGTGGATGTACATAGGCTTCTTCAAACGAAGATGCACATCTTCCATTTTCAGCCTCTACAAAATATTCATACATTACCAGTTTTTCACAACATTAACTACGGACATAAAACCCAGGATATGACTGCATTACAGACATTTACTTAGAGACTAATGCCTCAATAATTGCTATTGGAAACTAATGACTAATGCCATTAGGAGTGGTGACCAAAGATGATATAGTGGTTACATACGAGATATCTGAAGTGGGATAGTCAAGGAAGCCATCTCTCCCATTACTGGCTGAAACAAATCCAGTTCTCCGTATCGCTCAAGTACACGCATCCTGCAATCTTCAGCTGCCATCATTCCAGTGGAATATGCACCATGGACAGACCCTGGATAGCTCATACTTGTTGCTTCCCCTGCAAAGAAAAGGTTATCTACTGGAACTCGTAGCCTCTCATACAGTTCATGCGGTTTCCCTACTTGATCATAGCTATATGAACCCAGTGAGTTTATATCCGAGCCCCACCGAGACACAAGATACTGAATCTGCACGGTAGAAACAAGTTACCAGTTAAAAAACATAAGCCTAAACTAAAGACTTGTTAAATCTTACATGTGACAGATGAATGAAAAGAGTATTGACGCTATAATTTTTCTAGCGTTTCAAAAGTGAAATAGTGTAATTACCGGTGAAGAAGCCTCGGGAAGGATCTTCTTGAGTTGCGTGAAAGCAAAGTTAGCAGCTGCTTCATCAGACATTTTTTCAATGTCTTTGGCGAGCCGGCCAGAAGGCATGTAAACAAGGACAGGATGACTTGCAGCCTTGTGGAGATTGAGGAAATAGCTACATCCATAAGATGTATCTGCAACTACTCCCAAGAACTCTACATTAGACCAAAATACATTCTCAAAATGTAGAATAATTTTGTTCTCAAGTCCAACTCCCAGTTCAGCAATGGCAGCTTCTTTCCAGTCTGGGAGCTTTGGCTCAAATGATATCCTGTTTGCTTTAAGGACACCAAGAGGGACAGCGATAATAGCAGCATCAGCAATAAATGTTTTCCCATTTTCCACCGTCACTTTTACTCCGTTATATCTCCGAACAACTTTTGTGACCCTGAAAAGGGGGCATTTTTATTGCCAGTAGATTTAATTAAGCAACATAACAGGAAATAGAATTTCAAATCAAATATTCAAACTGATATCTACCTGTGTCCTAGGCGAATATCAAGACCCTTGGCTAGGGTATTTATAACAGGCAAGTAGCCCCTGACCATAAGGCCATGACCACCGGGGA containing:
- the LOC127085245 gene encoding polyamine oxidase 2 isoform X1, whose amino-acid sequence is MESGNKSHPKLTRALCYGNVSSEQERSPSVIVIGGGMAGIAAARALQDASIQVVLLESRERLGGRIHTDYSFGFPVDLGASWLHGVSKENPLASVIGRLGLPLYRTSGDNSVLYDHDLESYALFDKDGNQVPQELVTKVGEVFETILLETNKVRNEFNIDMSIQRGLSIVFERKPELRLDGLAHKVLQWYLCRMEGWFAADSDTISLNGWDQEVLLPGGHGLMVRGYLPVINTLAKGLDIRLGHRVTKVVRRYNGVKVTVENGKTFIADAAIIAVPLGVLKANRISFEPKLPDWKEAAIAELGVGLENKIILHFENVFWSNVEFLGVVADTSYGCSYFLNLHKAASHPVLVYMPSGRLAKDIEKMSDEAAANFAFTQLKKILPEASSPIQYLVSRWGSDINSLGSYSYDQVGKPHELYERLRVPVDNLFFAGEATSMSYPGSVHGAYSTGMMAAEDCRMRVLERYGELDLFQPVMGEMASLTIPLQISRM
- the LOC127085245 gene encoding polyamine oxidase 2 isoform X2 produces the protein MAGIAAARALQDASIQVVLLESRERLGGRIHTDYSFGFPVDLGASWLHGVSKENPLASVIGRLGLPLYRTSGDNSVLYDHDLESYALFDKDGNQVPQELVTKVGEVFETILLETNKVRNEFNIDMSIQRGLSIVFERKPELRLDGLAHKVLQWYLCRMEGWFAADSDTISLNGWDQEVLLPGGHGLMVRGYLPVINTLAKGLDIRLGHRVTKVVRRYNGVKVTVENGKTFIADAAIIAVPLGVLKANRISFEPKLPDWKEAAIAELGVGLENKIILHFENVFWSNVEFLGVVADTSYGCSYFLNLHKAASHPVLVYMPSGRLAKDIEKMSDEAAANFAFTQLKKILPEASSPIQYLVSRWGSDINSLGSYSYDQVGKPHELYERLRVPVDNLFFAGEATSMSYPGSVHGAYSTGMMAAEDCRMRVLERYGELDLFQPVMGEMASLTIPLQISRM